One Ricinus communis isolate WT05 ecotype wild-type chromosome 2, ASM1957865v1, whole genome shotgun sequence DNA segment encodes these proteins:
- the LOC8264495 gene encoding zinc transporter 6, chloroplastic: MAAAACVIDTARAASCRDTEAATHLKLISVGVIFFTSVIGISFPVLLARYFQGKPLYDKAVLLIKCFAAGVILSTSLVHVLPDAYEALSDCQVASKHPWKDFPFAGLVTLVGALLALFVDITASAHVEHGHGESKEAILEYTPVGTQEEIVGKKSVELSKIELGDHKGREREEYLVKLKQKLISQVLEIGIIFHSVIIGVTMGMSQNQCTIRPLVAALAFHQIFEGMGLGGCIAQAGFSMGTVAYMCFMFSVTTPMGILLGMIIFSLTGYDDSNPNALIMEGLLGSLSSGILIYMGLVDLIAVDFFHNKLMTSAPWLKKASFIALTLGSTAMSILALWA, from the exons ATGGCCGCAGCAGCATGCGTGATCGACACGGCTCGAGCCGCAAGCTGCCGGGATACCGAAGCAGCAACCCATCTGAAGTTAATATCAGTTGGTGTAATCTTCTTTACTAGCGTTATAGGCATCTCTTTCCCAGTGCTCCTAGCCCGATATTTCCAAGGCAAACCTCTTTACGATAAGGCGGTTCTTCTGATCAAATGCTTCGCTGCTGGCGTAATTCTATCAACTTCTTTAGTACACGTGCTCCCAGATGCTTACGAGGCACTCTCTGATTGCCAGGTAGCGTCCAAGCATCCATGGAAAGACTTCCCTTTTGCTGGATTGGTTACTTTAGTCGGTGCTTTGCTTGCTTTGTTTGTCGACATAACTGCTAGTGCTCATGTTGAGCATGGCCATGGTGAAAGCAAAGAGGCTATTCTGGAGTATACTCCTGTTGGGACCCAGGAAGAAATTGTGGGGAAGAAGAGTGTAGAATTGTCAAAAATAGAATTGGGAGATCACaaaggaagagaaagagaggagTATTTAGTGAAGTTAAAGCAGAAATTGATTTCACAAGTCTTGGAGATTGGGATCATTTTTCATTCAGTGATAATTGGGGTCACAATGGGTATGTCACAAAATCAGTGTACTATTAGACCTCTTGTTGCTGCTCTTGCTTTTCATCAAATCTTTGAAGGGATGGGCCTTGGTGGTTGTATTGCTCAg GCAGGATTCAGCATGGGAACGGTGGCTTATATGTGCTTCATGTTTTCAGTGACTACACCAATGGGGATATTGTTAGGGATGATCATTTTTTCATTGACAGGGTATGATGACAGTAACCCTAATGCTTTGATAATGGAAGGGTTATTAGGCTCCCTCTCTTCAGGCATACTCATATACATGGGTCTTGTTGATCTCATAGCTGTTGATTTTTTCCATAACAAGTTGATGACATCTGCTCCATGGCTGAAAAAGGCATCTTTCATTGCTTTAACTCTTGGCTCTACTGCTATGTCCATTCTGGCCCTTTGGGCTTAA